From Macaca mulatta isolate MMU2019108-1 chromosome 1, T2T-MMU8v2.0, whole genome shotgun sequence, the proteins below share one genomic window:
- the PLA2G2C gene encoding putative inactive group IIC secretory phospholipase A2, whose amino-acid sequence MKVIAVLLLLLSCLAAPTHSSFWQFQRMVKHITGRSAFFSYYGYGCYCGLGGKGVPVDDTDRCCQAHDCCYEKLKESSCQPVLNGYQFHIVNGTVVCGCTLGPGASCHCGLKACECDKQSVHCFKESLPTYEKNFKQFSSRPRCGRRKPRC is encoded by the exons ATGAAGGTCATTgccgtcctcctcctcctcctctcctgct TGGCAGCCCCCACCCACAGCAGCTTCTGGCAGTTTCAGAGGATGGTCAAACACATCACGGGGCGGAGTGCCTTCTTCTCGTATTACGGATATGGCTGCTACTGTGGGCTTGGGGGCAAAGGGGTCCCCGTGGATGACACTGACAG ATGCTGCCAGGCACATGACTGTTGCTACGAGAAGCTGAAGGAGTCCAGCTGCCAGCCTGTGTTGAACGGCTACCAGTTCCACATCGTCAATGGCACAGTGGTGT GTGGATGCACCCTTGGTCCTGGTGCCAGCTGCCACTGCGGGCTGAAGGCCTGTGAATGTGACAAGCAATCCGTGCACTGCTTCAAAGAGAGCCTGCCTACCTATGAGAAAaacttcaagcagttctccagccGGCCCAGGTGTGGCAGACGTAAGCCCCGGTGCTAG
- the UBXN10 gene encoding UBX domain-containing protein 10 isoform X1 codes for MATEAPVNIAPPECSTVVSTAVDNLIWQPNSLNMHMIRPKSAKGRTRPSLQKSQGAEVCAHHIPSPPPAIPYESPSSQKPGACAPKSPNQGASDEIPELLQQVPIGASSSLNKYPVLPSINRKNPEEEAVESVAKKASSLQLSSIQALYQEETCSMKTSEQDSRAQAFAMERKFIIRTKKQGSSRAGNLEEPSDQEPRLLLAVRSPTGQRFVRHFRPTDDLQTIVAVAEQKNKTSYRHCSIETMEVPRRRFSDLTKSLQECRIPHKSVLGISLEDGEGWP; via the coding sequence ATGGCCACAGAAGCCCCTGTGAATATAGCACCACCTGAGTGTAGCACTGTTGTCAGCACAGCAGTTGACAACCTCATTTGGCAGCCAAACTCACTAAATATGCACATGATAAGGCCCAAGTCCGCCAAGGGACGGACAAGACCAAGTCTGCAAAAATCCCAGGGCGCAGAGGTGTGCGCTCATCATATACCATCTCCGCCTCCAGCCATTCCCTATGAGTCGCCAAGCAGCCAAAAACCAGGAGCCTGTGCACCCAAATCTCCAAACCAGGGAGCTTCTGATGAGATCCCTGAGCTGCTGCAGCAAGTTCCCATTGGAGCTTCCTCTTCTCTCAATAAGTATCCAGTCCTTCCTTCTATCAACAGAAAGAACCCGGAGGAGGAGGCTGTGGAAAGCGTCGCCAAAAAggccagctcactgcaactgagCAGTATCCAGGCTCTTTACCAAGAGGAGACCTGCAGCATGAAGACAAGTGAACAAGATTCCAGAGCTCAAGCTTTTGCCATGGAGAGGAAATTCATCATCCGAACCAAGAAACAGGGCTCTTCCAGGGCTGGAAACCTGGAGGAACCATCGGACCAAGAACCAAGGTTGCTGCTTGCTGTCAGATCACCAACAGGCCAAAGGTTTGTACGCCATTTCCGGCCAACTGATGATTTGCAAACCATTGTTGCTGTGgcggaacagaaaaacaaaacctcctACCGACACTGCAGCATTGAAACAATGGAGGTGCCCAGGAGGCGATTTTCTGACCTCACCAAATCTCTACAAGAGTGCCGAATCCCCCACAAGTCTGTGCTGGGCATCTCACTGGAAGATGGGGAAGGGTGGCCCTGA